A genome region from Christensenella minuta includes the following:
- the deoC gene encoding deoxyribose-phosphate aldolase, translating to MELNQTVLKCGMTEEYIGDICRKAADKGLSSVSVFPSVVAVAAKALKGTDTKCCSSVSYPLGADLPKIKVNEAKLVIGDGAQEVCMVMNAAAVKVGDLGVVKEEVKGVVDAAHAAGCRAKVMIETVLLTKEQVKTAVELADSLGADVILPSTGFKPLQARKVTAEDIAYIAGLVKNAEIEAAGTIEDRQTAEALVSAGAKGVAADAALDF from the coding sequence ATGGAATTGAATCAGACGGTACTCAAGTGCGGTATGACGGAAGAATATATCGGTGATATCTGCCGTAAGGCGGCGGATAAGGGCCTTAGCAGCGTAAGCGTATTCCCGAGCGTGGTAGCCGTTGCGGCAAAAGCGCTCAAGGGGACGGATACAAAATGCTGCTCCTCGGTCAGTTATCCGCTGGGCGCGGACCTTCCTAAGATTAAGGTCAACGAAGCAAAACTCGTGATCGGGGACGGCGCGCAGGAAGTTTGCATGGTAATGAATGCAGCGGCAGTGAAGGTGGGCGACCTCGGCGTTGTAAAAGAGGAAGTGAAAGGCGTTGTAGACGCGGCGCATGCAGCGGGCTGCAGGGCCAAGGTGATGATCGAAACGGTACTCCTCACAAAAGAGCAGGTAAAGACCGCTGTGGAACTCGCGGATTCCCTCGGCGCGGATGTGATCTTGCCTTCAACGGGCTTTAAGCCCCTGCAGGCACGCAAAGTGACGGCGGAGGATATTGCGTATATCGCCGGTCTTGTAAAGAACGCCGAGATCGAAGCGGCGGGGACGATTGAAGACAGGCAGACTGCGGAAGCGCTGGTTTCGGCAGGCGCCAAGGGAGTGGCGGCAGACGCCGCGCTCGATTTCTGA
- the deoC gene encoding deoxyribose-phosphate aldolase, whose amino-acid sequence MTKITREIVEQGIDASIGAAPAPTVEQVTEFAKSTIPYNFAAIAIEPFYVPYVAPMYHEAGKKICALCNYPLGGMTFEDKYAQAKQAIADGADELDCGIDISAFMSGNYKKVEEDFKPMLELADGRVIKWLYFCSLMTEDQQLKCVEIAVKLGVPFLKTNPGYGFSTTLGNVRLVKKNFGDAIKIMTSGGVRTTEDAVAMMEAGASRIATSSAFKIMEGFDQ is encoded by the coding sequence ATGACTAAAATTACACGCGAAATCGTCGAACAGGGCATTGACGCCTCGATCGGCGCGGCGCCGGCGCCCACGGTGGAACAGGTAACGGAATTTGCAAAATCGACGATTCCCTACAACTTTGCGGCAATCGCGATCGAACCCTTTTATGTGCCCTATGTTGCGCCTATGTATCATGAGGCAGGCAAAAAGATTTGCGCACTGTGTAACTATCCGCTCGGCGGAATGACTTTTGAGGATAAATACGCACAGGCCAAGCAGGCGATTGCGGATGGCGCGGACGAGCTTGACTGCGGGATCGACATCAGTGCGTTCATGTCGGGGAACTATAAGAAGGTGGAAGAAGACTTCAAGCCGATGCTCGAGCTTGCGGACGGCAGGGTGATAAAATGGCTGTATTTTTGCAGCCTGATGACCGAAGACCAGCAGCTTAAGTGTGTGGAAATCGCGGTTAAGCTGGGCGTTCCCTTCCTTAAGACAAACCCGGGGTACGGATTTTCGACGACGCTTGGCAACGTGCGGCTTGTGAAGAAGAATTTTGGGGATGCCATCAAGATTATGACGTCGGGCGGCGTGCGGACGACGGAGGATGCGGTCGCCATGATGGAAGCGGGAGCTTCGCGGATCGCGACGAGCTCGGCGTTCAAGATCATGGAAGGCTTTGACCAATAA